One genomic segment of Centropristis striata isolate RG_2023a ecotype Rhode Island chromosome 13, C.striata_1.0, whole genome shotgun sequence includes these proteins:
- the eif3d gene encoding eukaryotic translation initiation factor 3 subunit D isoform X1 — translation MAKFNAPVIQDNPSGWGPCAVPEKFKDMPYQPFSKGDRLGKVADWTGATYQDKRYTNKYSSQFGGGSQYAYFHEEDETSFQLVDTAKTQKTAYQRNRMRFAQRNLRRDKDRRNLTQFNMQTLPKSAKQKERDRMRLQKKFQKQFGVRQKWDQKSQAQLKPRDSSVEVRSDWEVKEEMDFPRLMKMRYMEVADPVDIECCGALEHYDKAFDRITTRNEKSLKSIKRIFHTVTTTDDPVIRKLAKTQGNVFATDAILATLMCCTRSVNSWDIIVQRVGNKLFFDKRDNSDFDLLTVSETANEPPQDEGNSFNSPRNLAMEATYINHNFSQQCLRMGGERYKFPAPNPFVEEDTDKSEVASVAYRYRHWKLGEDIDLIVRCEHDGVMTGANGEVSFVNVKTLNEWDSRYCNGVDWRQKLDSQRGAVLATELKNNSYKLARWTCCAMLAGSEYLKLGYVSRYHVKDSARHVILGTQQFKPNEFASQINLSMENAWGILRCVIDICRKLEEGKYLILKDPNKQVIRVYSLPDGTFSSDEEEEEEEDEEDEEEEDEEN, via the exons ATGGCGAAGTTCAACGCCCCTGTGATCCAGGACAACCCGTCCGGGTGGGGTCCCTGTGCGGTCCCAGAGAAGTTTAAAGACATGCCCTACCAGCCTTTCAGCAAAGGAGACCGTCTGGGCAAG GTCGCTGACTGGACTGGAGCAACTTATCAAGACAAGAGATACACAA ACAAGTATTCCTCTCAGTTCGGAGGCGGTAGTCAGTACGCCTACTTCCACGAGGAGGACGAGACAAGCTTCCAGCTGGTGGACACGGCCAAGACGCAGAAGACGGCCTACCAGAGGAACCGCATGAGGTTTGCTCAG AGGAACCTGCGCAGGGACAAGGACCGCAGGAACCTGACCCAGTTCAACATGCAGACGCTCCCCAAGAGCGCCAAGCAGAAGGAGAG GGATCGTATGCGCCTGCAGAAGAAGTTCCAGAAGCAGTTTGGTGTCCGTCAGAAGTGGGACCAAAAGTCTCAG GCTCAGCTGAAGCCAAGAGACTCTTCAGTGGAGGTGAGGAGCGACtgggaggtgaaggaggagatGGACTTCCCCCGACTGATGAAGATGAGATACATGGAGGTGGCTGACCCTGTTGACAT TGAGTGCTGTGGTGCGTTGGAGCACTACGACAAGGCCTTCGACCGGATCACCACCCGCAACGAGAAGTCCCTGAAGAGCATCAAGAGGATTTTCCACACCGTCACTACGACTGACGATCCCGTCATCCGCAAG CTGGCTAAGACTCAGGGTAATGTGTTTGCCACTGACGCCATCTTGGCCACTTTGATGTGCTGCACACGCTCAGTGAACTCCTGGGACATCATCGTGCAGAGAGTGGGCAACAAGCTGTTCTTTGACAAGAGAGACAACTCTGACTTTG ATTTGCTCACTGTGAGTGAGACTGCCAACGAACCGCCGCAGGATGAGGGCAACTCCTTCAACTCTCCTCGTAACCTGGCAATGGAGGCCACTTACATCAACCACAACTTCAGCCAGCAGTGTTTACGCATG GGTGGAGAGCGGTACAAGTTTCCAGCCCCCAACCCGTTTGTGGAGGAGGACACGGACAAGAGCGAGGTGGCATCTGTAGCCTACAG ataCCGTCACTGGAAGCTCGGGGAAGACATTGATCTGATTGTCCGCTGTGAACACGATGGAGTGATGACGGGAGCCAACGGAGAAGTGTCCTTCGTTAACGTTAAGACCCTCAACGAGTGGGACTCCAGG TATTGTAACGGAGTGGACTGGCGTCAGAAGCTGGACTCTCAGAGAGGAGCCGTCCTGGCCACCGAGCTGAAGAACAACAGCTACAAACTGGCTCGCTGGACCTGCTGCGCCATGCTGGCTGGATCAGAGTACCTCAAACTGGG GTATGTGTCTCGATACCACGTTAAGGACTCGGCTCGTCACGTCATCCTGGGAACCCAGCAGTTCAAACCCAACGAGTTCGCCAGCCAGATCAACCTGAGCATGGAGAACGCCTGGGGAATCCTCCGCTGCGTCATCGATATCTGCCGCAAGCTGGAGGAGGGCAAGTACCTCATCCTCAAGGACCCCAACAAG CAAGTGATTCGGGTGTACAGTCTGCCTGATGGAACCTTCAGctctgatgaagaggaggaggaagaggaagatgaagaagatGAGGAAGAAGAAG ATGAAGAGAACTGA
- the eif3d gene encoding eukaryotic translation initiation factor 3 subunit D isoform X2: MAKFNAPVIQDNPSGWGPCAVPEKFKDMPYQPFSKGDRLGKVADWTGATYQDKRYTNKYSSQFGGGSQYAYFHEEDETSFQLVDTAKTQKTAYQRNRMRFAQRNLRRDKDRRNLTQFNMQTLPKSAKQKERDRMRLQKKFQKQFGVRQKWDQKSQLKPRDSSVEVRSDWEVKEEMDFPRLMKMRYMEVADPVDIECCGALEHYDKAFDRITTRNEKSLKSIKRIFHTVTTTDDPVIRKLAKTQGNVFATDAILATLMCCTRSVNSWDIIVQRVGNKLFFDKRDNSDFDLLTVSETANEPPQDEGNSFNSPRNLAMEATYINHNFSQQCLRMGGERYKFPAPNPFVEEDTDKSEVASVAYRYRHWKLGEDIDLIVRCEHDGVMTGANGEVSFVNVKTLNEWDSRYCNGVDWRQKLDSQRGAVLATELKNNSYKLARWTCCAMLAGSEYLKLGYVSRYHVKDSARHVILGTQQFKPNEFASQINLSMENAWGILRCVIDICRKLEEGKYLILKDPNKQVIRVYSLPDGTFSSDEEEEEEEDEEDEEEEDEEN, from the exons ATGGCGAAGTTCAACGCCCCTGTGATCCAGGACAACCCGTCCGGGTGGGGTCCCTGTGCGGTCCCAGAGAAGTTTAAAGACATGCCCTACCAGCCTTTCAGCAAAGGAGACCGTCTGGGCAAG GTCGCTGACTGGACTGGAGCAACTTATCAAGACAAGAGATACACAA ACAAGTATTCCTCTCAGTTCGGAGGCGGTAGTCAGTACGCCTACTTCCACGAGGAGGACGAGACAAGCTTCCAGCTGGTGGACACGGCCAAGACGCAGAAGACGGCCTACCAGAGGAACCGCATGAGGTTTGCTCAG AGGAACCTGCGCAGGGACAAGGACCGCAGGAACCTGACCCAGTTCAACATGCAGACGCTCCCCAAGAGCGCCAAGCAGAAGGAGAG GGATCGTATGCGCCTGCAGAAGAAGTTCCAGAAGCAGTTTGGTGTCCGTCAGAAGTGGGACCAAAAGTCTCAG CTGAAGCCAAGAGACTCTTCAGTGGAGGTGAGGAGCGACtgggaggtgaaggaggagatGGACTTCCCCCGACTGATGAAGATGAGATACATGGAGGTGGCTGACCCTGTTGACAT TGAGTGCTGTGGTGCGTTGGAGCACTACGACAAGGCCTTCGACCGGATCACCACCCGCAACGAGAAGTCCCTGAAGAGCATCAAGAGGATTTTCCACACCGTCACTACGACTGACGATCCCGTCATCCGCAAG CTGGCTAAGACTCAGGGTAATGTGTTTGCCACTGACGCCATCTTGGCCACTTTGATGTGCTGCACACGCTCAGTGAACTCCTGGGACATCATCGTGCAGAGAGTGGGCAACAAGCTGTTCTTTGACAAGAGAGACAACTCTGACTTTG ATTTGCTCACTGTGAGTGAGACTGCCAACGAACCGCCGCAGGATGAGGGCAACTCCTTCAACTCTCCTCGTAACCTGGCAATGGAGGCCACTTACATCAACCACAACTTCAGCCAGCAGTGTTTACGCATG GGTGGAGAGCGGTACAAGTTTCCAGCCCCCAACCCGTTTGTGGAGGAGGACACGGACAAGAGCGAGGTGGCATCTGTAGCCTACAG ataCCGTCACTGGAAGCTCGGGGAAGACATTGATCTGATTGTCCGCTGTGAACACGATGGAGTGATGACGGGAGCCAACGGAGAAGTGTCCTTCGTTAACGTTAAGACCCTCAACGAGTGGGACTCCAGG TATTGTAACGGAGTGGACTGGCGTCAGAAGCTGGACTCTCAGAGAGGAGCCGTCCTGGCCACCGAGCTGAAGAACAACAGCTACAAACTGGCTCGCTGGACCTGCTGCGCCATGCTGGCTGGATCAGAGTACCTCAAACTGGG GTATGTGTCTCGATACCACGTTAAGGACTCGGCTCGTCACGTCATCCTGGGAACCCAGCAGTTCAAACCCAACGAGTTCGCCAGCCAGATCAACCTGAGCATGGAGAACGCCTGGGGAATCCTCCGCTGCGTCATCGATATCTGCCGCAAGCTGGAGGAGGGCAAGTACCTCATCCTCAAGGACCCCAACAAG CAAGTGATTCGGGTGTACAGTCTGCCTGATGGAACCTTCAGctctgatgaagaggaggaggaagaggaagatgaagaagatGAGGAAGAAGAAG ATGAAGAGAACTGA